The DNA sequence AAAGAAACACacaaaaattcataaccaaccATCAGATCAATAAGTTGCGGAGCTCTCTCTCGCCCGACAAGAACTATTGCCAAATTATAAGCTGATTAATAACATTactcttccaaacataccttaatcaaaccCAATAACACTCATTCCTAGTACAACAACCTTAACTCGTCCAATACAAGCTACTCGATCGgcatgccacaacaataccacCTAGAGCCACAAACCATGCAATCTGTTCACCAAACAtgcaacaactcaaatgtacccaTGGAAAGAGAATACAATaagagaaccatcccgcaagcttaacaaataccaccacaaggcgcaatgctatgaacctgTCAAATAAAGGagaaaacaaaatacacaaaataagcACAATGATCATACTCTAACGTACATGTCGCGATGCATGACCCAATACGAACGCCGGTCCACACGAAATACCTCGAGCCACGATACTCCAAATTCAATAACCATATGTGTAGCAACAACAAACACGCGAAGTACATGACTTttacgccccgacctcggggagcacgactgacgctcaactgagataacccggccgagcaagcctgtattataccttctacccgaactcacccatgaataaagagaagatctaTTTAATTAATTAGACCAGGAGAAGATCATGTGagcaataccaattcattaccattagttacataatttataagtctccaaaatattatattacacatttatagtttagaagtggaacatatgatacaaatacaacattctaGTGTGACTTTCCCAaaaccaatatacaacccacaccatgtctatgGAGCATTTAATaggtacaaaagagtactatgacagtgctggcaataaggccccggctatacctcaaaacatactacacaaggaacaaaatatacatgaccccgaaatgaagtggggctcaccaagtcagctgggaagagggtgtaccgccgctatcactgatcaatgccgcctgctgtgaAACCACCTGTATCCATCAAAGAGGCAGCgccccccgacaaaagggacgttagtacatatggaatagtactagtatgaatgactaaacaccttctcaatagaacgagtaataaAACAAGGAAGAACAATCATAGAATCAATGGGAGTCTCAAATAATACCAAGACATtaagttaggagcaagataagaTTTCCAGTAAATTacattattttaggttgggagatctttagtactgatataccaccgtgtcTTTAGCACAGAGTCAGATCACGGAccgattggctaggccgtctcacccaaagacatccaatcacaatcacaatctcaatctcaatcattatctcaatcacaatctcaagcacaatcaccaccatgtgtgcgacatggcgttCGATATCGACCCggtcggctaggccgtctcaccacaatgcagTGTTGATCGATATCACCCTTTGCTAGCAAttatctcatcccatttaaggggattAATCTCaccacatcaatctcatcccaaataagggggaataatcacaatccactcctaaaccgacacgtgtagtttcggggttaggttattttaacctacccttcttcggtgactaacgatactcccacatgtttattatataaaggacttTCATCTCATTTTATAGTCCTTTactcatcttttcatttcattggcactagtgtcCGCAAATGTTATATCATTCTTAGCGCATCgatcgtatttcatatttcatgttcacccctttcactttcaaacatcatcatggattatcaaTAACAAAGTatctctaatcacgacttttagtacacatatgagcaaataagagtcttagaAATGTTGAACTTTCTTCCACTatttggcataataactagcAAATGAGACATAATTGAGTTCATAATATTTCGACACATGGTCACATTTGAATACAAtctcgaaggataacataatatgataagagcattcggaacacattttgaacatatatcttttgacacagaGTTTTTCtggaatagtcaaatttataagggacaactcggaacatgagacataagagcttgagccaatcataattaCTACTTACGAGGACTTCATGAGCttcgattctacaagaggagtttagacaacataccttgccttgagctttcttaaattactaaaatattctggaaatcctatcaacttcaatctatttagaaacataaaacaattgaaccataattaggaagattccCGGCGGTTCAgcccatttgagcattttatcaaacactaggtgggcattatgaCCAAGCACTTGGGgttccccctctctctctctaaaacaccccATTCTCTCTAAAATGGCAGAATTCCTCTTCAAAAATGGTCCTTTAAGTCTATTTATTAAAACATGGTCgtgttataaaaataggaaaatggaccctctgaaCTTAACTCTGCGGTCACAGAGTAGACCGCAGAATAGATATACTGCCTGCAAAATGGGCCCCGAAAGTGATGCCAAAAACTGGGCTGCTCTGGATCGGTGTGCGATCAGGTCTGTGGTCCACAGACCAGTTCTGCGGCCGCGAAATGGGCCGCAGAATCATCCTATGAATTTCTTCATGCCAATGTTGCGACGGGAATATGACCTGCGaaacgattatgcggtcgcatagttgatcACAAAACGACCTCCAAAATTGGCCATTTCTATGCTTCACTCTGCAGAAATTCCCTGTTCTAAAACAATTTTTAtccaactccccaacgcactgtatAACCCGAAAAGTACAAACTGCAGCGAGCAAGCTCGCTATGAAGAATTTCTACATTCCTCAAACATGTTACTCAACCTCGGCGCCACAAAACCCCGGGTTCTCGGTGAAATTTCACCAGGCTTTACATCCTCCCCttttaagatcattcgtcctcgaataagggtcaaaatcCGCCATTAGCATCAAATGTGACTCAACTATTACTTcacacaccagcagttccaaatttCCGGCTAACTCCCCAAATCTCCAAAACGTTTTCCAATGTTTCCCctataactaggcctatccacctattgGAAAAagcccagaaaccaatcctaacaacatatacaaaaTCCAACGACgcaacataacatgaaaacaacaccaaccgtggcctgaTAAGCAAtatatattaccagaaaggaacacccttaacatcaactgtacaagtgatacataattcatagaaggtaaactcttagcattttcataaaaCATAACTTCATAAAtacatagttattcaaacaaatgagggtacttcttcttcatttcttcctcggcctcccaggtggcctcttcgacctgttggtttcgccgtagcactttcacggaggcaatttctttatttctcagcttTTGAAGTTGCCTATCAAGCATGGCAATTGGAACTTCTTCATAagtcagttcttcattaacctctatagtctcaaccggaacaataagcgacggatctccaaccaccccTTTTAAGATGGATACATGAAAAatcgggtgcactaaagacatttttggaggtagttctagcctgtaagccacctgactaatcctctgaatgattctgtacggtctgaCATACATCGAATTCAATTTTCCTTttttaccaaaccgcattatacccttcataggcgaaaccttcaagaatactcaatcatcttctttgaactaaAAATCCCTATAGCAAACATCCGAATCAGACTTCTGATAGCTCTGAggagttttcaaccgctccttaatgatcttaaacttctccatagcctgatgcacaagtcCTGGTCCTATCATTTCTACTTCTCCAATCATGAACCacccaataggagatctacatctcctatcatatagagcctcgaacggtgccatttgaatgctagcatgataaccgttattgtaagaaaattctatgagtggaaaatgatcatcacAACTACCCttaaagtcaagaacacaagcatgcAAAATATCCCCAAGCGTCTGAATGGTCCGCTTAGCCTACCCGTCGATTTGTgtatggaaggttgtactaagattcactcgagtacccaaaccttgctgaaatttcctcCAAACGTTAGTTGTGAACTATTCCCCTCGATCTGAGATGATAGAAACCAGAGTGCCAtccaacctgactatttccttgatatacaactgagcatactattctGCTGTGACGATAGCCTTAACAAGTAAGAAGTGAGCTAATTTCGTGAGTTGattcacaatcacccaaatcaagtcgaacttgcgaggagtgcgaggtagtcctaccacaaagtccatattgatcatctcccacttccatattggaatttatatgttctgtgccaacccactgggcctttggtgtttggccttcacttgctgacaatttgggcaTCTTGCCATAAAGTCCGCTATATTccttttcatatcattccactagtagacttctttaagatcatgatacatcattgtagagcccgggtgcacagaatacctagaattGTGAGCCttggtcatgattctttctcggtgaccatctacatttggaacacataatcgcccttggtaccttagcatACCATCATCCGTACCAAGAGAAAAAGACATAATCTTAtgcttatgaatcccctctttcaattgcaccatcaatggatcattgtattgcttctcctagaccttcacaacaagcgatgattcaaccctattttgcataaTCATCCCCCCCTTCACTGGGGTCCGCAaggagaactcccaaactagacaaccgatgaacctccttggccaacgaccTTCAAAATTCCTTCAAGTtatccaaactacccatagatttacGGTTAAGAGCGTCCACCATAATATTAGCCTTCCCCAGATTGTATAGGATATCAATgttgtagtccttgagtaactcaagccaacttctatgcctcagattcaatttcttctatttgaaaatatattgaaggctcttatagtTCGTGAATATAACCACATGgaacccatacaaataatgatgccaaatattTAATGCCAATACCACCatcgcaagctctaagtcatgtgttggatagttcttctcatgattcttgagttgcctagaagcataagctatcaccttgccgtgttgcatcaatacacaccctagtccgattcttgaagcatcacaatataccacaaactcaTCTGTACCCTTTGGTAGGGTTAACGCTGGTGCCATAGTCAATCTTTATTTCAACTCttagaagctcctttcacaagcatctgaccattagaACTTTACTGCCTTATGCgttaatttagtcaacggagaggcaagagtagagaacccatccacaaacttcctgtaatacccagctaagcccaagaagtTGTGAATCTCGGTTGGAGTTGTAGGCATAGGCCAACTCTTCACTGCTGTAATCTTTTGGGGATCAACCGTAATTCCTTCTCTgcagacgacatgacccaagtacgtgacagattcaagctaaaattcacacttcaaaaactttgcatacaacttgtgctgatacAGAGTCTGCAGAACAGCCCTAAGATGGTtgacatggtcctctcgacttcgtgaatatacaaggatatcatcaatgaacactatcacagagGAGTctagaaaaggcttgaagactggATTCATatgatccatgaaagctgccggggcatttgtgtaaggccccgtaaaatgtttcctaaaaacccggattccATGATGcgctagggagttgaaggaaaatattgggcagaagtacACATTGCTgcagccgcagaaccactctgcggactgcaGACTGGGGGCAGAGTGGGGTAGGTTTTTGGGgtatttttgatgtcaatttagCGGCCATTATGAGACCGCATAACCAATTCGTGGGCCGTATTCTTGTCGCATATACCGCCTTAGGATTTCTTGGAGGAAGGTTCTACGGTGTACTATGCAACCCGCAAAACCATTCTGCGGTCACATGAATCTTCCACAGAAGAGCCTTGGAACGttaatgcatacctagtgtttgataaaattctcaaatgagctaaaaccatgatcatcttcctaatttttggttcaacttgttatatttctaaaatagattgatgttgctaagaattccggatcattttagagtttgagaagctcaattgaggtatgttggcatAAACCTcctttcttcttagaatcgaatacCACGGTGTTCatataattggagtaagtccttgatcattattgaattggattttcctaatgtggttgtgttgaaggatgtttgttcaaaatttattctaaatgcttcatcatgtcatctttccatttgataatatgttcaaaatgtggaatatgtgttaggaatgttaaacttcatgtcaagacctaaataaaggttgttatgccaaattgtatgaaaggtctctatgtgcctaagatttcccaaattgctcatatgtgaattaatatcttgaatgggaagcactcttgatgttgataatgataatgatatttaaaTGTGaaaaagggaactggaactatgaaatatggccaagtgccaagaacgactttgtaattgttaagaagtacggtgtgagatgattgactgaagaaggtaatgtctc is a window from the Nicotiana tomentosiformis chromosome 10, ASM39032v3, whole genome shotgun sequence genome containing:
- the LOC138899866 gene encoding uncharacterized protein; translation: MAPFEALYDRRCRSPIGWFMIGEVEMIGPGLVHQAMEKFKIIKERLKTPQSYQKSDSDGIMRFGKKGKLNSMYVRPYRIIQRISQVAYRLELPPKMSLVHPIFHVSILKGVVGDPSLIVPVETIEVNEELTYEEVPIAMLDRQLQKLRNKEIASVKVLRRNQQVEEATWEAEEEMKKKYPHLFE